In a genomic window of Meriones unguiculatus strain TT.TT164.6M chromosome 8, Bangor_MerUng_6.1, whole genome shotgun sequence:
- the LOC110566746 gene encoding keratin, type II cytoskeletal 73: MNRQFTCRPGAGGRGFSGCSAVLSGGSASSYRAAGKGLSGGFSSRSLYSLRGARSISFNVASGSGRTGGYAFGRNRASGFAGSMFGGVALGPSNTSPCLPSGIHQVIVNKSLLAPLNVELDPEIQKVRTQEREQIKALNNKFASFIDKVRFLEQQNQVLETKWELLQQLDLNNCRKNLEPVYEAHISSLQKQLDTLSGDRVRLDSELRGMRDAVEDCKKRYEEEINKRTTAENEFVVLKKDVDAAYMSKVELQAKVDALDAEIKFLKCLFEGEIAQMQSHISDTSVILSMDNNRSLDLDSIIAEVRAQYEEIALKSKAEAEMVYQTKFQELQLAAGRHGDDLKHTKNEISELTRLIQRLRSEIESVKKQCSNLETAIADAEQRGDCALKDARAKLDELEGALQQAKEELARMLREHQELMSVKLALDIEIATYRKLLEGEECRMSGEHTSAVSISVISSSASGTSGGAGFGFGSTGTYGYRPSSVGGGYSILSGGCVTGSGNCSSRGETKTRLGSTSEFKEVSGKNMALGSPTKKTMR, encoded by the exons GTCTCTACAGCCTGAGGGGCGCCAGGAGCATCTCCTTCAATGTGGCCAGCGGCAGCGGGCGCACAGGGGGTTATGCGTTTGGCCGGAACCGGGCCAGCGGCTTCGCAGGCAGCATGTTTGGCGGTGTGGCTCTGGGGCCTTCAAATACATCCCCATGCCTGCCCAGCGGCATCCACCAGGTCATTGTCAACAAGAGCCTCCTGGCCCCCCTCAATGTGGAGCTGGACCCCGAGATCCAGAAGGTGCGCACCCAGGAGCGGGAGCAGATCAAGGCCCTGAACAACAAATTCGCCTCCTTCATTGACAAG GTGCGCTTCCTGGAGCAGCAGAACCAGGTGCTGGAGACCAAGTgggagctgctgcagcagctaGACCTGAATAACTGCAGGAAGAACCTGGAGCCTGTGTATGAGGCCCACATCAGCAGCCTGCAAAAGCAGCTGGACACACTGTCTGGGGACAGAGTACGGCTGGACTCAGAGCTGAGGGGCATGCGGGACGCGGTGGAGGACTGCAAGAAGAG GTACGAGGAAGAGATAAACAAACGCACGACTGCGGAGAATGAATTTGTGGTGCTTAAGAAG GATGTGGATGCAGCGTACATGAGCAAGGTGGAGCTACAGGCCAAGGTGGATGCCCTGGACGCCGAGATCAAATTCCTCAAGTGTCTGTTTGAGGGG GAGATTGCCCAGATGCAGTCCCACATCAGCGACACGTCCGTCATCCTCTCCATGGACAACAACCGCAGCCTGGACCTGGACAGCATCATCGCCGAGGTCCGAGCTCAGTACGAGGAGATCGCCCTGAAGAGCAAGGCGGAGGCTGAGATGGTGTACCAGACCAAG TTCCAGGAGCTGCAGCTGGCAGCCGGCCGTCACGGGGATGACCTCAAGCACACCAAGAACGAGATCTCAGAGTTGACCCGGCTCATCCAGAGACTGCGATCAGAAATCGAGAGTGTGAAGAAGCAG TGCTCCAACCTGGAGACGGCCATCGCTGACGCCGAGCAGCGAGGCGACTGTGCCCTCAAGGATGCCCGGGCCAAGCTGGACGAGCTGGAAGGCGCCCTGCAGCAGGCCAAGGAGGAGCTGGCGCGGATGCTGCGTGAACACCAGGAGCTGATGAGTGTGAAGCTGGCGCTGGACATCGAGATCGCCACCTACCGCAAGCTGCTGGAGGGCGAGGAGTGCAG GATGTCTGGAGAACACACCAGTGCTGTGAGCATTT CCGTCATCAGCAGCTCTGCGTCTGGGACCAGCGGAGGGGCCGGTTTTGGGTTCGGTAGCACTGGCACCTATGGCTACCGGCCCAGCTCCGTCGGTGGGGGCTACAGCATCCTGTCTGGGGGCTGCGTCACTGGTAGTGGGAATTGCAGCTCCCGTGGAGAGACCAAGACCAGGCTGGGTAGCACCAGTGAGTTTAAGGAAGTTTCAGGAAAGAACATGGCTTTGGGCTCACCCACAAAGAAAACCATGAGATAG
- the LOC110566748 gene encoding keratin, type II cytoskeletal 72 isoform X2: MSRQLGLYPGAERLGFSGCSAVISSRLSSSRASVRAGVKGSATFGSRSLFCVGGGRRLALSAAGRSGGFTRGHGVASGGRPGGFVGTVFGSSGLGPTYPSVCPPGGIPQVIVNKSLLAPLNVELDPEIQKVRTQEREQIKALNNKFASFIDKVRFLEQQNQVLETKWALLQQLDQSNSRRSLEPVHESYVSNLQKQLEILSGDRVRLDSELRNMREVVEECKKRYEVEINRRTAAENEFVVLKKDVDAAYMNKVDLQAKVDALTDDIKFFKVLYEGEIAQMQSHISDTSVILSMDNNRKLDLDSIIAEVRIQYEEIAEKSKAEAEALYQTKCSNLETAIADAEQRGDCALKDARAKLDELDGALHQGKEELARMHLEYQELITVKMALDLEITTYLKLLESEESRMAGEHSNSVSISVISSTNGGAGGAGFSVGFGASSSYSHRPLALEVKTKGSCGSELKDLTAKTSGCVAKKASR, translated from the exons ATGAGCCGCCAGTTAGGCCTGTATCCCGGTGCCGAGCGCCTGGGCTTCAGCGGCTGCTCCGCCGTCATCTCCAGCCGGCTCAGCAGCAGCCGCGCCTCGGTCCGGGCCGGGGTCAAGGGCTCGGCCACGTTTGGCAGCAGGAGCCTGTTCTGCGTGGGGGGTGGCCGCCGACTGGCACTGAGTGCTGCCGGGCGGAGCGGTGGCTTCACGAGAGGCCACGGAGTGGCCAGTGGTGGACGTCCCGGGGGCTTCGTGGGCACCGTCTTCGGCAGCTCGGGGCTGGGGCCCACGTACCCATCCGTGTGCCCGCCCGGCGGCATCCCCCAGGTCATTGTCAACAAGAGCCTCCTGGCCCCCCTCAATGTGGAGCTGGACCCTGAGATCCAGAAGGTGCGCACCCAGGAGCGGGAGCAGATCAAGGCCCTGAACAACAAGTTCGCCTCCTTCATCGACAAG GTGCGCTTCCTGGAGCAGCAGAACCAGGTGCTGGAGACCAAGTGGGCGCTGCTGCAGCAGCTGGACCAGAGCAACTCCAGGAGGAGCCTGGAGCCCGTTCACGAGAGCTATGTCAGCAATCTGCAGAAGCAGCTGGAGATCCTGTCCGGGGACAGGGTGAGGCTGGACTCGGAGCTGAGGAACATGCGGGAAGTGGTGGAGGAGTGCAAGAAGAG GTATGAGGTGGAGATTAACAGACGCACAGCTGCCGAGAATGAGTTCGTGGTGCTGAAGAAG GACGTGGACGCTGCCTACATGAACAAGGTGGATCTCCAGGCCAAGGTGGACGCCCTGACAGACGACATCAAATTCTTCAAGGTCCTCTACGAAGGG GAGATTGCCCAGATGCAGTCCCACATCAGCGACACGTCCGTCATCCTCTCCATGGACAACAACCGGAAGCTGGACCTAGACAGCATCATCGCCGAGGTCCGCATCCAGTACGAGGAGATCGCCGAGAAGAGCAAGGCCGAGGCCGAGGCCCTGTACCAGACCAAG TGCTCCAACCTGGAGACGGCCATCGCTGATGCCGAGCAGCGAGGCGACTGTGCCCTCAAGGACGCCCGGGCCAAGCTGGACGAGCTGGACGGCGCTCTGCACCAGGGCAAGGAGGAGCTGGCGCGGATGCATCTTGAGTACCAGGAGCTGATAACTGTGAAAATGGCCCTGGACCTGGAGATCACCACGTACCTCAAGCTGctggagagtgaggagagcag GATGGCTGGTGAGCACTCAAATTCTGTGAGCATTT CCGTCATCAGCAGCACCAATGGCGGAGCAGGAGGTGCTGGCTTCAGTGTGGGCTTTGGTGCCTCCAGCAGTTACAGCCACAGACCTCTGGCCCTGGAGGTGAAGACCAAGGGCAGCTGCGGCAGTGAGCTCAAGGACCTCACAGCCAAAACCTCAGGCTGTGTGGCCAAAAAGGCCTCCAGATGA
- the LOC110566748 gene encoding keratin, type II cytoskeletal 72 isoform X1, whose translation MSRQLGLYPGAERLGFSGCSAVISSRLSSSRASVRAGVKGSATFGSRSLFCVGGGRRLALSAAGRSGGFTRGHGVASGGRPGGFVGTVFGSSGLGPTYPSVCPPGGIPQVIVNKSLLAPLNVELDPEIQKVRTQEREQIKALNNKFASFIDKVRFLEQQNQVLETKWALLQQLDQSNSRRSLEPVHESYVSNLQKQLEILSGDRVRLDSELRNMREVVEECKKRYEVEINRRTAAENEFVVLKKDVDAAYMNKVDLQAKVDALTDDIKFFKVLYEGEIAQMQSHISDTSVILSMDNNRKLDLDSIIAEVRIQYEEIAEKSKAEAEALYQTKIQELQATAGQHGDDLKITKSEITEVNRLMQRIHSEIGNVKKQCSNLETAIADAEQRGDCALKDARAKLDELDGALHQGKEELARMHLEYQELITVKMALDLEITTYLKLLESEESRMAGEHSNSVSISVISSTNGGAGGAGFSVGFGASSSYSHRPLALEVKTKGSCGSELKDLTAKTSGCVAKKASR comes from the exons ATGAGCCGCCAGTTAGGCCTGTATCCCGGTGCCGAGCGCCTGGGCTTCAGCGGCTGCTCCGCCGTCATCTCCAGCCGGCTCAGCAGCAGCCGCGCCTCGGTCCGGGCCGGGGTCAAGGGCTCGGCCACGTTTGGCAGCAGGAGCCTGTTCTGCGTGGGGGGTGGCCGCCGACTGGCACTGAGTGCTGCCGGGCGGAGCGGTGGCTTCACGAGAGGCCACGGAGTGGCCAGTGGTGGACGTCCCGGGGGCTTCGTGGGCACCGTCTTCGGCAGCTCGGGGCTGGGGCCCACGTACCCATCCGTGTGCCCGCCCGGCGGCATCCCCCAGGTCATTGTCAACAAGAGCCTCCTGGCCCCCCTCAATGTGGAGCTGGACCCTGAGATCCAGAAGGTGCGCACCCAGGAGCGGGAGCAGATCAAGGCCCTGAACAACAAGTTCGCCTCCTTCATCGACAAG GTGCGCTTCCTGGAGCAGCAGAACCAGGTGCTGGAGACCAAGTGGGCGCTGCTGCAGCAGCTGGACCAGAGCAACTCCAGGAGGAGCCTGGAGCCCGTTCACGAGAGCTATGTCAGCAATCTGCAGAAGCAGCTGGAGATCCTGTCCGGGGACAGGGTGAGGCTGGACTCGGAGCTGAGGAACATGCGGGAAGTGGTGGAGGAGTGCAAGAAGAG GTATGAGGTGGAGATTAACAGACGCACAGCTGCCGAGAATGAGTTCGTGGTGCTGAAGAAG GACGTGGACGCTGCCTACATGAACAAGGTGGATCTCCAGGCCAAGGTGGACGCCCTGACAGACGACATCAAATTCTTCAAGGTCCTCTACGAAGGG GAGATTGCCCAGATGCAGTCCCACATCAGCGACACGTCCGTCATCCTCTCCATGGACAACAACCGGAAGCTGGACCTAGACAGCATCATCGCCGAGGTCCGCATCCAGTACGAGGAGATCGCCGAGAAGAGCAAGGCCGAGGCCGAGGCCCTGTACCAGACCAAG ATCCAGGAGCTGCAGGCCACAGCAGGCCAGCACGGGGACGACCTCAAAATCACCAAATCCGAGATCACAGAAGTCAACAGGCTGATGCAGAGGATCCACTCGGAGATAGGAAACGTGAAGAAACAG TGCTCCAACCTGGAGACGGCCATCGCTGATGCCGAGCAGCGAGGCGACTGTGCCCTCAAGGACGCCCGGGCCAAGCTGGACGAGCTGGACGGCGCTCTGCACCAGGGCAAGGAGGAGCTGGCGCGGATGCATCTTGAGTACCAGGAGCTGATAACTGTGAAAATGGCCCTGGACCTGGAGATCACCACGTACCTCAAGCTGctggagagtgaggagagcag GATGGCTGGTGAGCACTCAAATTCTGTGAGCATTT CCGTCATCAGCAGCACCAATGGCGGAGCAGGAGGTGCTGGCTTCAGTGTGGGCTTTGGTGCCTCCAGCAGTTACAGCCACAGACCTCTGGCCCTGGAGGTGAAGACCAAGGGCAGCTGCGGCAGTGAGCTCAAGGACCTCACAGCCAAAACCTCAGGCTGTGTGGCCAAAAAGGCCTCCAGATGA